The proteins below come from a single Natrinema sp. SYSU A 869 genomic window:
- a CDS encoding RNA-binding protein yields MQVKSRHHLRSDAVSDLEEVLEEQLGVSPDGDAYERVEFEDTDWEVVLIDGEPQVAYFDEGPFLTVRGANAYEPEKRLVTVDAGAVSFVSDGADVMRPGITEATDEISPNDLVVIAEESHGKVLAVGRARVDGTEMAGDEGKVVDSLHHVGDELYEFTG; encoded by the coding sequence ATGCAGGTCAAGTCTCGACATCACCTCCGTAGCGACGCGGTGTCCGATCTCGAGGAGGTCCTCGAGGAGCAACTCGGCGTCTCGCCCGACGGCGACGCCTACGAGCGCGTCGAGTTCGAGGACACCGACTGGGAGGTCGTCCTCATCGACGGCGAGCCACAGGTCGCGTACTTCGACGAGGGCCCGTTCCTGACGGTCCGTGGAGCAAACGCCTACGAGCCCGAGAAACGACTGGTCACCGTCGACGCAGGAGCCGTCTCGTTCGTCAGCGACGGGGCCGACGTGATGCGTCCGGGGATCACCGAGGCGACTGACGAAATCTCGCCGAACGATCTGGTCGTCATCGCGGAGGAATCTCACGGCAAAGTGCTCGCGGTCGGCCGTGCTCGCGTCGACGGCACGGAGATGGCCGGCGACGAAGGGAAAGTCGTCGATTCGCTGCACCACGTCGGCGACGAACTCTACGAGTTCACCGGCTAA
- a CDS encoding DUF1028 domain-containing protein has translation MTFSICVREEYETESGDQHRRFGVAVTTRLPGVGTLCPFVSDRGAVATQSLVNVELGERGIEYIDDGLAVDDALQALLNADDGAPQRQLHGVDDETTFAFSGDECVDEFGHREGDHYTVAGNMLTGEVVLEAAADAYAANAVHDTTDYSTGPSAVTEDVDTDPLAKRLIDALAAGDLEGGDKREELSVQSAAVVVETTESHAVEPPYNDLRLDATETPITDLRETYELAEQGYRDTLAQYEGAFEADSLDAASE, from the coding sequence ATGACATTCAGCATCTGCGTCCGCGAGGAGTACGAGACCGAGAGCGGCGACCAGCACCGCCGATTCGGCGTCGCGGTCACGACGCGGTTGCCGGGCGTGGGGACGCTCTGCCCGTTCGTCAGCGATCGGGGTGCCGTCGCGACCCAGAGCCTCGTCAACGTCGAACTCGGCGAGCGCGGCATCGAGTACATCGACGACGGCCTCGCGGTCGACGACGCTCTTCAGGCCCTGCTCAACGCCGACGACGGCGCGCCTCAGCGCCAGCTACACGGCGTCGACGATGAGACGACCTTCGCCTTCTCCGGCGACGAGTGCGTCGATGAGTTCGGCCACCGCGAGGGCGACCACTACACCGTCGCGGGAAACATGCTGACTGGTGAGGTCGTCCTCGAGGCGGCAGCCGACGCCTACGCGGCGAATGCGGTCCACGACACGACGGACTACTCGACCGGTCCGAGTGCCGTCACGGAAGACGTCGATACCGACCCGCTCGCGAAGCGACTGATCGACGCGCTGGCGGCCGGCGACCTCGAGGGAGGAGATAAACGCGAGGAGCTGTCGGTCCAGAGCGCGGCGGTGGTCGTCGAGACGACGGAGTCACACGCCGTCGAGCCGCCGTACAACGACCTGCGGCTCGACGCAACCGAGACACCGATCACGGATCTCAGAGAGACCTACGAACTCGCGGAACAGGGCTACAGGGACACTCTCGCACAGTACGAAGGCGCGTTCGAAGCGGATTCGCTGGACGCGGCCTCGGAGTGA
- the sepF gene encoding cell division protein SepF, giving the protein MGLMSKILGGNQSRSVEDYAELNLEDVSTDSAGAAMQVHIAEVGSQADAIDIKDAVYDGDIVIADITRLRTEDSTVEHIVDELRQVAEEVDGDIVRKGDDQMIITPTGVHISREKLGQKL; this is encoded by the coding sequence ATGGGACTCATGAGCAAAATTCTCGGCGGGAACCAGTCCAGATCCGTCGAGGACTACGCAGAACTGAATCTCGAGGATGTCTCGACGGACTCTGCCGGAGCAGCGATGCAGGTACACATCGCGGAAGTGGGAAGCCAGGCGGACGCGATTGACATCAAGGACGCCGTCTACGACGGCGACATTGTCATCGCGGATATCACGCGCCTGCGAACCGAAGACAGTACTGTCGAACACATCGTCGACGAACTCCGGCAGGTCGCCGAGGAGGTCGACGGCGATATCGTCCGAAAGGGTGACGATCAGATGATTATCACGCCGACCGGCGTCCATATCAGCCGCGAAAAGCTGGGCCAGAAATTATAG
- a CDS encoding cold shock domain-containing protein, with protein MAKGSVDFFNDTGGYGFIETDDADDDVFFHMEDIGGPDLEEGTDIEFDIEQAPKGPRAKNVTRT; from the coding sequence ATGGCGAAAGGAAGCGTTGATTTCTTCAACGACACAGGCGGCTACGGTTTCATTGAGACGGACGACGCAGACGACGACGTTTTCTTCCACATGGAAGATATCGGCGGTCCGGATCTCGAAGAAGGCACAGACATCGAATTCGATATCGAACAGGCTCCCAAGGGCCCGCGCGCGAAGAACGTCACGCGCACGTAA
- a CDS encoding VOC family protein, protein MDVIHTALWVSDIERTREFYLDGLGLEENWSFTADDGVENVYIGGENGEFQFKYDPDGGPEIDSGTMAHVAVGVDSTDETFERLAEREAPPVQTEPTTMVDIDVRVAFVEDPDGYVVELVEELE, encoded by the coding sequence ATGGACGTCATTCACACGGCCCTATGGGTATCGGACATAGAGCGGACGCGCGAGTTCTATCTCGACGGCCTCGGACTGGAAGAGAACTGGTCGTTCACTGCCGACGACGGCGTCGAAAACGTCTACATCGGCGGTGAGAACGGTGAGTTCCAGTTCAAGTACGATCCCGATGGCGGCCCGGAAATCGATTCGGGGACGATGGCCCACGTTGCGGTCGGCGTCGATAGCACCGACGAGACCTTCGAGCGGTTGGCAGAGCGAGAAGCGCCACCGGTCCAGACGGAGCCGACGACAATGGTTGACATCGACGTCCGCGTCGCGTTCGTCGAGGATCCGGACGGCTACGTCGTCGAACTGGTCGAAGAACTCGAGTAA
- a CDS encoding MFS transporter, which translates to MDRSYWRTVLLVTMWQISASICYYTIFAATPFFRDAFGLSRFSVGIVVTTLTLGYAIFLLPLGALTDRFGERLTLTLGLIGLATGTLLVAGAPTYALLLAVVFVLGSMYGTAIPGTNKAVFDNIEPGRQNLAMGIKQVGVTGGSGISALLVTGLAGALFWRVGFLVAAGIGFLVAVGFYLGYASEHDGGTADYPDFEALLSNRPYLLLTTAGLFLGAALFTTTGYTVLYVEESIGASVAFGGIVLALVQLFGSVGRVLTGWLSDVLPGKPRVRIGLVLLAQSLGSAVMFVVVASTTTELGAAVAFSVLGFFVLGYTGVYYSVMATLVRADEMGGATAGGQLALTSGALVAPPAFGYLADTVGYRTSWLFLATVVTIAAVLLVQVVRTPPSVANPAAADASEK; encoded by the coding sequence ATGGATAGGTCATACTGGCGGACAGTGTTGCTCGTCACGATGTGGCAGATTTCCGCAAGTATCTGTTATTACACGATCTTTGCCGCAACGCCGTTTTTTCGGGACGCGTTCGGACTGTCCCGATTCTCAGTCGGAATCGTCGTCACCACACTCACGCTCGGCTACGCTATCTTTCTGTTGCCACTCGGCGCGCTGACGGATCGGTTCGGCGAGCGATTAACGCTGACACTCGGTCTCATTGGGCTCGCGACGGGGACCCTTCTGGTCGCGGGAGCGCCGACGTACGCGCTGTTGCTCGCGGTCGTGTTCGTCCTCGGATCGATGTACGGAACCGCGATCCCCGGGACGAACAAGGCGGTCTTTGACAACATCGAACCGGGTCGTCAGAATCTCGCGATGGGCATCAAACAGGTCGGCGTTACCGGTGGCAGCGGCATCAGCGCGCTTCTGGTCACCGGCCTCGCAGGAGCACTCTTCTGGCGAGTCGGCTTTCTCGTCGCCGCGGGGATCGGCTTTCTCGTCGCCGTCGGCTTCTATCTCGGCTACGCAAGCGAGCACGACGGAGGGACGGCCGACTACCCCGACTTCGAAGCACTGCTGTCGAACCGGCCATACCTTCTGTTGACGACCGCTGGGCTCTTTCTCGGGGCAGCTCTGTTTACGACCACCGGGTACACGGTCCTGTACGTCGAGGAATCGATCGGCGCGTCCGTCGCGTTCGGCGGTATCGTCCTCGCGCTCGTCCAGTTGTTCGGCAGCGTCGGGCGCGTACTAACGGGCTGGCTGAGCGACGTACTCCCCGGAAAGCCACGCGTCAGGATCGGGCTGGTACTCCTCGCCCAGTCGCTCGGCAGTGCCGTCATGTTCGTCGTCGTCGCGTCGACGACCACCGAACTCGGTGCCGCAGTCGCGTTTTCCGTTCTCGGATTTTTCGTCCTCGGCTACACCGGCGTCTACTACTCCGTCATGGCGACGCTCGTCCGAGCGGACGAGATGGGCGGTGCGACCGCTGGCGGGCAGCTCGCGCTCACCAGCGGCGCGCTCGTCGCACCACCGGCGTTCGGATACCTCGCCGATACGGTCGGCTACCGGACCTCGTGGCTCTTTCTGGCCACCGTCGTGACGATCGCTGCCGTACTCCTCGTCCAGGTCGTCCGGACGCCGCCATCGGTCGCGAACCCCGCTGCGGCCGACGCGTCCGAGAAGTAG
- the citZ gene encoding citrate synthase: protein MSDDLKKGLEGVLVAESELSSIDGDAGRLIYRGYTIEDLARGASYEEVLYLLWNGHLPSEDELEPFADALMDEREVNDDVLTTMERLAAADEQPMAALRTAVSMFSAYEPEDDADPEDLDATLRKGRRITAKIPTALAAFERYRLGEEPVDPNPDLGLAANFLYMLTGEEPDDIAAETFDQALILHADHGLNASTFTSMVIGSTMADIYSAVTGGISALSGPLHGGANQDVMEVLIEIDESDLDHREWVEQATAEGRRIPGFGHRVYNVKDPRAKILQERSKELAENGEDKWYNYTTTIEQYLTDEKGLGEKGIAPNVDFYSGSVYYQLGIPIDMYTPIFAMSRAGGWIAHVLEYQGDNRLIRPRARYTGPQNQEFVPVEDR from the coding sequence ATGTCTGACGACCTCAAGAAAGGGCTCGAGGGCGTGTTGGTTGCCGAATCGGAGCTCAGTTCGATCGACGGTGACGCGGGTCGGCTGATCTATCGTGGCTACACGATCGAGGACCTCGCTCGCGGCGCGAGCTACGAGGAAGTGCTGTACTTGCTCTGGAACGGTCATCTCCCGTCCGAGGACGAACTCGAGCCGTTTGCGGACGCCCTCATGGACGAACGCGAGGTCAACGACGACGTCCTCACGACGATGGAGCGCCTCGCTGCGGCCGACGAACAGCCGATGGCCGCCCTGCGGACTGCAGTCTCGATGTTCTCAGCGTACGAACCCGAAGACGACGCCGATCCCGAAGACCTCGATGCGACGCTTCGGAAGGGCCGTCGGATCACGGCCAAGATCCCGACCGCGCTCGCGGCCTTCGAGCGCTACCGCCTCGGCGAGGAGCCCGTCGACCCCAACCCCGATCTGGGTCTTGCCGCGAACTTCCTCTACATGCTGACCGGCGAGGAACCCGACGACATCGCCGCCGAAACCTTCGATCAGGCGCTCATCCTCCACGCCGACCACGGGCTGAACGCCTCGACGTTCACCTCGATGGTCATCGGCTCGACGATGGCAGACATCTACAGCGCCGTCACCGGCGGCATCAGCGCCCTTTCGGGGCCGCTCCACGGCGGCGCAAATCAGGACGTCATGGAGGTCCTCATCGAGATCGACGAGAGCGACCTCGACCACCGTGAGTGGGTCGAGCAGGCGACCGCGGAGGGGCGTCGCATCCCCGGCTTCGGCCACCGCGTCTACAACGTCAAGGACCCCCGCGCGAAGATCCTGCAGGAACGCAGCAAGGAACTCGCCGAAAACGGCGAGGACAAGTGGTACAACTACACCACCACCATCGAACAGTACCTCACCGACGAGAAGGGCCTCGGCGAGAAGGGAATCGCCCCGAACGTCGACTTCTACTCCGGCTCGGTCTACTACCAGCTAGGCATCCCGATCGACATGTACACCCCCATCTTCGCCATGAGTCGCGCCGGCGGCTGGATCGCCCACGTCCTCGAGTACCAGGGAGACAACCGCCTCATCCGCCCACGCGCCCGATACACCGGCCCGCAGAATCAGGAGTTCGTCCCGGTCGAGGATCGGTAA
- a CDS encoding gamma-glutamylcyclotransferase family protein: MDVFVYGTLTDPKRVRTVLETDRSDTAAAFVGRATLEGLHRVDGRYPTLAPGGTIDGRLLAVDDAGLERLDRYESVESGLYVRVAVPQMSRSDDRRGDMAGGTIDERCWVYVGDPDRLGVDVTWPGDGPFHDRVDGFVSRADIAVRRPG, encoded by the coding sequence GTGGACGTCTTCGTTTACGGGACGCTGACCGATCCGAAGCGGGTTAGGACCGTTCTTGAGACGGATCGGTCGGACACGGCGGCGGCGTTCGTCGGCCGAGCGACGCTCGAGGGGCTCCATCGGGTCGACGGCCGGTATCCGACGCTTGCACCCGGTGGCACCATCGACGGACGGCTGCTCGCAGTCGACGACGCGGGCCTCGAGCGACTCGACCGGTACGAGAGCGTCGAGAGCGGGCTCTACGTCCGGGTCGCGGTGCCGCAGATGAGCCGGAGCGATGACCGACGGGGAGACATGGCGGGAGGGACGATCGACGAACGGTGTTGGGTGTACGTCGGGGATCCGGATCGACTCGGCGTCGACGTGACCTGGCCCGGAGACGGACCGTTCCACGACCGCGTGGATGGGTTCGTTTCACGGGCCGATATCGCGGTTCGTCGACCCGGATGA